Below is a genomic region from Pseudomonas sp. JQ170C.
CGAATGCCGCCCATGCCTGGCCGCTGGCCGGTTTGAAGTCCTGGCGCACGCCGCCCACCAGTTCCCACCAGGGGCTGATGGCATGTCCCCACAGTGCCTGCAGTTCGGCCTTGTGGGTGACGCCGTTTTCACGCTCGCCTTCGGTGCGCAGCCAGAGCCGGTCGATGTCGCCGCCGATCCAGGCATTGGCGTTCCAGTTCAGCACGTCGCGGCTGTCGTAGTTCTGGTACTCCAGTTGCTCGACGATCACCGCCCAGTTGACCTGCTTGTCATGCACGGTGTGACCGGGCAAGGGCGGGAAGGCGGCGCGACGGTCGGCGTCGGTGATGGGGCGCAGGGGCGTGCGCGGCGTGTCCGGGGCCTGAGCATGATCCATGGCGCCGTGGTCCATCGTGGCGTGGTTCATAGTGCCGTGGCCCATGCTGCCGTGCTCCATCGTGCCGTGGTTCATTGCAGCATGGTCCATCTGCTGGGCACGGCCGTCTTCGCTGGCCAGCAGGGCGAGTACGGCCAGGCTGCCCAGCCATGGGCGATTGAATGGCTTATTCATCGACGCGTACCTCGCGGAACATGCCCATCTCCATGTGGTAGAGCAGGTGGCAGTGATAGGCCCAGCGCCCCAGGGCATCGGCGCTGACCCGGTAACTGCGCCGGCTCCCCGGCGGGATGTCGAGGGTGTGCTTGCGCACCTGGAAGCGGCCGTGCTCGTCCTCAAGGTCACTCCACAAACCGTGCAAGTGGATGGGGTGGGCCATCATGGTGTCGTTGACCAGGGTGATGCGCAGGCGCTCGCCGTAGGTCAGGCGCAGCGGCTCGGCGTCGGAGAACTTGATGCCGTTGAACGACCAGGCGAAGCGTTCCATGTGGCCGGTCAGGTGCAGCTCGATTTCCCGGGACGGCTCGCGGCCGTCGGGGTCGGCAAAGGTGCTCTTGAGGTCGGCGTAGGTCAGTACCCGGCGACCGTTGTTGCGCAGGCCAATGCCCGGGTCGGCGAGGTTGGGCTTGGGACTCATGGTTTGCATGTCGACCAGCGGATTGCCGGTTTCGCTGGCCGGGTGGGCCTGCATGCCGGACATGGCGCCGTGGTCCATACCCTGCATGCCGGCCATCTTGCTGTGGTCCATGCCACCCATGCCTCCCATGCCTCCCATTGCGTCCATACCGCCGTGGCCCATGTCGGCCATGGTCAGGATCGGCCGCGGGTCGGGTGCCGGCACGGGTGCGCTCAATCCGGCGCTGCGGGCCAGGGTGCCGCGGGCATAGCCGGTGCGGTCCATGCTCTGGGCATAGAGGGTGTACGCGGGCAGGTCGCCGACCTGTACCAGCACATCGTAGGTTTCCGCCACGGCGATGCGCAGTTCATCCACCGTCACCGGGTGCACCGGCATGCCATCGGCGGCGATTACCGTCAGCTTCAGCCCCGGGATGCGGAAGTCGAAGTAGCTCATGGCCGAGCCGTTGATCAGGCGCAGGCGCACGGTTTCACCCGGCTGGAACAGGCAGGTGAAGTTGCCGTCCGGGGGCTGGCCATTGAGCAGGTAGGTGTAGGTGGCGGCGCTGATGTCGGCAAGGTCGGTGGGGCTCATGCGCATCTGCGCCCAGCCCTTGCGCTCGGCCACGGTCTTCGACCAGCCGTGCAGCGCCACGTCGTCGATGAAGTCGCCGACGGTGCGCTTGTGGTAGTTGAAGGCGTCGGACTGTTTTTTCAGCGTGGCCATCAGTTCATCGGGCGCCTGGTCGCTCCAGTCGCTGAGCAACAGCACATAGTCGCGCTGGTAGCGATGAGGCTCGGGTGCCTTGGGCTCGATGACGATCGCGCCGTACACCCCGGCCTGTTCCTGCAGGCCGGAATGGCTGTGGTACCAGTAGGTGCCGCTTTGCTGCAGGGTGAACTGGTAGAGGTAGTCGCCACCGGGCTCGATGCCGGCAAAGCTCAGGCCCGGCACGCCGTCCATGTTGGCCGGCAGGATGATGCCGTGCCAATGCAGCGAGGTCGGCTCGGCCAGGCGATTGCGCACGCGCAGGGTCACTGTGTCGCCTTCGCGCCATCGCAGCACCGGGCCTGGCAGGCTGTTGTTGATGGTCAGTGCAGTGCGCGGTCGGCCGGTGATGTTGACCGGCGTCTGGCCAATGAACAGGTCGAAGTCGCGGCCGGCGAGTTCATTGCCCAGCGGGGTGCTGGCGGCAAAGGCGGGCAGGCGCCAGAGGCCAAGGCCGGCCAGGGTACTGGCGGCGGCGAAGCCTTTGACGAAGGTACGGCGGGAGGGATGTCGGAGCATGTCATTGCCAATCCAGTAGCGATGGTGGCTCGACAGTAGTCAGTGGCGACTGTCAGAAAACTGAGACGCAGATTACAGATTTGTCAGTTGCCCTCGCGCGCCTGTAATGACGAAGGCTGTAGGGCGCAGCTTTTCGCCGGCCGCTTCCTGCGTTAGCCTTGAGGGCTCAGCACCATTGGGGGCAAGGAGTATCCATGGACAAGGTCATCGTGATCACCGGCGCCAGCCGCGGCATTGGCGCCGCAACGGCACGCCTGGCGGCCCGTGAGGGGTATCGCATCTGCATCAACTACCTGAGCGACGACGAGGCGGCCCAGCGTGTGCTGGCCGAGGTGCGTGAGCTGGGTGCCGAGGCCATCGTGGTCAAGGCCGACGTGAGTGTCGAAGACGAAATCATCCAGCTGTTCCACCGCGTCGATACCGAGCTGGGCCCTGTGACCGCGCTGGTCAATAACGCCGGGACCATCGGGCAGAAAAGCCGGGTCGAGGAGGTGTCGGAATTCCGCCTGCTCAAGTTGATGAAAACCAACGTGGTCGGGCCGATCCTGTGCGCCAAGCACGCCTTGCAGCGCATGTCGACGCGCCACGGCGGCCAGGGCGGCAGCATCGTCAACGTGTCATCGGTCGCCGCCCGCCTGGGGTCGCCCAACGAGTACGTCGACTACGCCGCCACCAAGGGCGCGCTGGATACCTTTACCGTGGGGCTGGCCAAGGAAGTGGCGGGAGAGGGCGTACGGGTCAATGCAGTGCGCCCAGGCTATATCTTCACCGACTTCCACGCCCTGAGCGGCGACCCGGACCGGGTCAGCAAGCTTGAGCCAGGCATCCCCATGGGCCGTGGCGGCCAGGCCGAGGAAGTGGCCGAGGCGATCATCTGGCTGCTGTCGGACAAGGCGTCCTATTCCACCGGCAGTTTCGTCGATCTGGGCGGCGGGCGCTGATCAGCCGCCCGGGTTCTCGTCCTGCTCAAGGCGCGGCAAGTACAGATGGATGCTGGTGCCCTGGCCCGGCGCGGACTGCACCCGCGCCTGGCCACCGGACTGGCGCACAAACCCATAGACCATCGACAGGCCCAGGCCGGTGCCCTGGCCCACGGGCTTGGTGGTGAAAAACGGATCGAATACCCGCCGCTGCACCTCGGGTGACATGCCCGTGCCGTCGTCGCTGACGCTCAAGCGCAGATAGTGCCCGGGTGTCAGGTCAAGCAGCGCCGCGTCCTGGGTATCGAGCAGCACGTTGCGGGTCTCGATGCTGATGTGCCCGTAGCCCGGCAGTGCATCGCGGGCGTTGAGGCACAGATTGAGCAACGCATTTTCCAGCTGTGGCGGATCAACGAAGGTCTGCCACGGCGGGGTGCTGGTGATGACGTTGATTTCGATCTGCGGGCCGACGCTGCGACGGATCAGCTCTTCCATGCCGACCACCAGCGCGTTTACATCGGTGGGGCGCGGCTCCAGCAACTGGCGTCGGGAAAAGGCCAGCAATCGCTGGATCAACGACGCCGCGCGGTTGGAGGCTTCCTCGGCGGTGCCGAGCAAGCGGTCAACGTCCTGGTGGCGACCTTTGGCCAGCAGGTTGCGCGAGATCTGCAGGGCGCCCAATACACCGGTGAGCAGGTTGTTGAAGTCATGGGCGATGCCGCCGGTGAGCTGGCCTACGGCTTCCATTTTCTGTGACTGGCGCAAGGCTTCTTCGGCCTTGTGCAGTTGATGCTGTTCTTGCTTGAGTTCAGCCACGGCCTGGGCTATCCGTTGCTCCAGGCCTTCATTGAGCCGCTTGAGCGCGCCTTGCGCCCGTATGCGCTCGGTGATGTCCTGGAACAGCACCGCCACTTGACCGCGGCTGGCCGGTTCCATGCGAAATGCACAGATACTCAGGAAGCGTCTGGTGGCGACCAGTTCCTGTTCAAAGCGCACCGGCTCGCCCGTCAGTAACACCGGACGGTAACGCTCGATCCAGTCATCGGCCTCGGCGCCCACCATGCCCCTGAGCGTTTGCCCGACCACATGCTCGATGCCCGCATGTTTGGCATAGGCTGCGTTGGCTTCGATATGGATGTAGTCGCTGAGTGGACCGTGGGGGCCATCGAAGAACTCGATGATGCAGAAGCCTTCGTCCATGGTGTCGAACAAAAACAGATAACGCTGCCGGGCTTCGGCCAGGGCCTGTTCGATCTGTGCCTGGACGCGCTCATGGGCGTTGCGCTGCGCCAACTGGGCCTTGAGTTGCGTGTTTTGCAACTGGAGGGCCTCCAGCTGTTCGCGCAGCGTGTCGAGTTCGCTTGATGGCATACGGGAGTTCCGGCCGGGAGACCTGAAACTGTAGCGCTCCAGGCGGCACTCAACAATGCTGTCGAGGCACGCCTGGCGGTTCAGAACGAACGCACGATCCTGCCCAGGGTCTCCATGGCCTTTTCCGACTGGTCGGTCCAGGGGCTGCCGTAGTTCAGGCGAATGCAATTGCGAAAGCGCTGGGTCGGCGAAAAGATCGGCCCGGGGGCGATGCTGATACCTTGGGCCAGGGCCATCTGGAACAGCTTGAGCGAATCCATCTGCTCGGGCAGTTCCAGCCAGAGGAAATACCCGCCGGCCGGGTGACTGACCCGGGTCTGGGCCGGAAAGTGCCGGGCTATGGCCGCCAGCATGGCGTTCTGCTGCTCCTCCAGGGCGTACCTGAGCCTGCGCAGGTGGCGGTCGTAGCCACCGTGTTGCAGGTAGTCGGCGATCGCGGCCTGGGCGGGCATGGAGGCACACAGCGAGGTCATCAGCTTGAGCCGTTCGATTTTCTGCGCGTAACGCCCGGCCGCCACCCAGCCGATGCGGTAACCCGGTGCCAGGCTCTTGGAGAATGAGCCGCAGTGCATCACCAGGCCGTCCGTGTCGAACGCCTTGGCCGGCTTGGGCGCCTGCTGGGCGTAGTAAAGCTCGGCATACACATCGTCTTCGATCAGCGGCACCTGGTGCTCACGCAGCAGTTCGACCAATTGCTGCTTCTTTTCCTCCGGCATGCTGGCGCCCACCGGGTTCTGGAAGTTGGTCATGCACCACACGGCCTTGACCGGGTGCTTGCTCAAGGTTTGCGCCAACACGCCCAGGTCGATGCCTTCGCGGGGGTGTACGGGAATCTCCACCGCCTTGAGCTTGAGGCGCTCCAGCACTTGCA
It encodes:
- a CDS encoding copper resistance protein B, whose protein sequence is MNKPFNRPWLGSLAVLALLASEDGRAQQMDHAAMNHGTMEHGSMGHGTMNHATMDHGAMDHAQAPDTPRTPLRPITDADRRAAFPPLPGHTVHDKQVNWAVIVEQLEYQNYDSRDVLNWNANAWIGGDIDRLWLRTEGERENGVTHKAELQALWGHAISPWWELVGGVRQDFKPASGQAWAAFGIQGMPLYGLELEATAYVGERQQTALRLESSYAILLTNRWILEPSLEANFYGRNDASRDQGSGLADSEIGVRLRYEITRGFAPYLGVSFNRSYGNAAEQIRDDDGDIGQTRLVAGVRLRF
- a CDS encoding copper resistance system multicopper oxidase, which gives rise to MLRHPSRRTFVKGFAAASTLAGLGLWRLPAFAASTPLGNELAGRDFDLFIGQTPVNITGRPRTALTINNSLPGPVLRWREGDTVTLRVRNRLAEPTSLHWHGIILPANMDGVPGLSFAGIEPGGDYLYQFTLQQSGTYWYHSHSGLQEQAGVYGAIVIEPKAPEPHRYQRDYVLLLSDWSDQAPDELMATLKKQSDAFNYHKRTVGDFIDDVALHGWSKTVAERKGWAQMRMSPTDLADISAATYTYLLNGQPPDGNFTCLFQPGETVRLRLINGSAMSYFDFRIPGLKLTVIAADGMPVHPVTVDELRIAVAETYDVLVQVGDLPAYTLYAQSMDRTGYARGTLARSAGLSAPVPAPDPRPILTMADMGHGGMDAMGGMGGMGGMDHSKMAGMQGMDHGAMSGMQAHPASETGNPLVDMQTMSPKPNLADPGIGLRNNGRRVLTYADLKSTFADPDGREPSREIELHLTGHMERFAWSFNGIKFSDAEPLRLTYGERLRITLVNDTMMAHPIHLHGLWSDLEDEHGRFQVRKHTLDIPPGSRRSYRVSADALGRWAYHCHLLYHMEMGMFREVRVDE
- the mapR gene encoding GntR family transcriptional regulator MpaR (MapR regulates genes involved in Pseudomonas quinolone signal (PQS) production and anthranilate metabolism), encoding MKRYEKFADDIAELIRSGVLAPGQRVPSVRYASQTHGVSPSTVFQAYYLLERRGLIRARPRSGYFVNAHAPRQFNEPQIIEQASESTEVDVSELVFSILDSIKDPQTVPFGSAFPSPHLFPLPRLARSMASASREMDPRMVVTDLSPGNPQLRRQIALRYMVGGLMLPMEELLITNGALEALNLCLQAVTEPGDLVAIEAPAFYACLQVLERLKLKAVEIPVHPREGIDLGVLAQTLSKHPVKAVWCMTNFQNPVGASMPEEKKQQLVELLREHQVPLIEDDVYAELYYAQQAPKPAKAFDTDGLVMHCGSFSKSLAPGYRIGWVAAGRYAQKIERLKLMTSLCASMPAQAAIADYLQHGGYDRHLRRLRYALEEQQNAMLAAIARHFPAQTRVSHPAGGYFLWLELPEQMDSLKLFQMALAQGISIAPGPIFSPTQRFRNCIRLNYGSPWTDQSEKAMETLGRIVRSF
- a CDS encoding SDR family oxidoreductase, encoding MDKVIVITGASRGIGAATARLAAREGYRICINYLSDDEAAQRVLAEVRELGAEAIVVKADVSVEDEIIQLFHRVDTELGPVTALVNNAGTIGQKSRVEEVSEFRLLKLMKTNVVGPILCAKHALQRMSTRHGGQGGSIVNVSSVAARLGSPNEYVDYAATKGALDTFTVGLAKEVAGEGVRVNAVRPGYIFTDFHALSGDPDRVSKLEPGIPMGRGGQAEEVAEAIIWLLSDKASYSTGSFVDLGGGR